A region from the Mycobacteriales bacterium genome encodes:
- a CDS encoding TetR family transcriptional regulator, which yields MGRAPRADACRNRDRLLEAASEAFARDGVDASLEKIAKAAGVGIGTLYRHFPNKDVLMEAVYRHNLDQMLADADELLATKPAAEALAEWMQRFVAYVATKKGLAMHLKTVVSADSDLFTSSQERMGDTMRRMVEAGVAEGEIRPDVDPTDVLRALAGVCMTSDMTQSQEQPCRIAQLLMDGLRYGAASASR from the coding sequence ATGGGCCGCGCGCCGCGTGCCGACGCGTGCCGCAACCGCGACCGGCTGCTCGAGGCCGCCTCGGAGGCATTCGCCCGCGACGGTGTCGACGCGTCGCTTGAGAAGATCGCGAAGGCCGCAGGCGTGGGTATCGGCACGCTCTACCGGCACTTCCCCAACAAGGACGTGCTGATGGAGGCGGTCTACCGCCACAACCTCGACCAGATGCTGGCCGACGCCGACGAGCTGCTGGCCACCAAGCCGGCCGCCGAGGCGCTCGCCGAGTGGATGCAGCGCTTCGTCGCCTACGTGGCGACGAAGAAGGGCCTCGCCATGCATCTCAAGACCGTGGTGTCCGCCGACTCCGACCTGTTCACGAGCAGCCAGGAGCGGATGGGCGACACCATGCGGCGGATGGTGGAAGCCGGTGTCGCCGAGGGCGAGATCCGTCCCGACGTCGACCCGACCGACGTGCTGCGCGCCCTGGCCGGCGTGTGCATGACCAGCGACATGACGCAGTCACAGGAGCAGCCGTGCCGCATCGCACAGCTGCTGATGGACGGTCTGCGCTACGGCGCCGCGTCGGCAAGCCGCTGA
- a CDS encoding trimeric intracellular cation channel family protein — MTHEPSLLLALDLAGTFAFGLNGALTAVRAVRLDIVGVISLGMVTALGGGIIRDILINALPPATFRDWRYLSVAAGGGLVAFAAGRWWDRLMMPITVLDALGLSLFAVTGSSKALGYGLGVGQAVILGAITGVGGGTLRDVLIQRVPTVLTSGLYAIPALVAAAITVATTREGVYGVPAALGAAAACFVIRMVGVRYGLNAPRPRGVSPE; from the coding sequence GTGACGCACGAGCCGTCCCTGCTGCTGGCTCTGGACCTGGCCGGCACCTTCGCATTCGGGCTCAACGGCGCGCTGACCGCGGTACGCGCCGTGCGGCTCGACATCGTCGGTGTCATCTCGCTCGGAATGGTCACGGCCCTGGGCGGCGGCATCATCCGCGACATCCTCATCAACGCGCTGCCGCCGGCCACCTTTCGCGACTGGCGCTACCTGTCGGTGGCGGCCGGCGGCGGGCTGGTCGCCTTCGCCGCCGGTCGCTGGTGGGATCGGCTGATGATGCCCATCACCGTGCTCGACGCTCTCGGGCTGAGCCTGTTCGCCGTCACCGGCTCGAGCAAGGCCCTGGGCTACGGTCTCGGCGTGGGGCAGGCGGTGATCCTGGGTGCCATCACCGGCGTGGGGGGCGGCACGCTGCGAGACGTGCTCATCCAGCGCGTGCCGACCGTGCTCACGAGCGGGCTCTACGCGATCCCCGCGCTGGTGGCGGCAGCCATCACCGTGGCGACGACCCGTGAGGGGGTCTACGGCGTACCCGCGGCTCTCGGCGCAGCCGCCGCGTGCTTCGTGATCCGCATGGTCGGGGTGCGCTACGGGCTCAACGCCCCCCGGCCACGTGGCGTCTCACCCGAGTAG